GGGCAACCTTTTGCGACCAGCGGGAGCAAAAGCGAGCGAGTTTTTGCGAAGCAAAAACACCGCTCGCTAATACAAAATCAAATGACAGGAGATGACTGCCCTGACGAACCATCCGGGTAGAGCAATTGCTGAATGTCGTTCCAGAGGAAATAAGCCCGCGACCGGACTTTATACCGCTTCAGCTTGCCACACTTGATCCAATCGTAGATGGTGGGGCGGGTAACTTGAAATAGCTGGCATACCTCGGCAATCTTTAGTAGGGGTTTGTAGGTAAGGCCGGGGGTAACAAACGTGGAGCCGCCCGCCGCAGGTTGTGCTTCCAACCGGCCGACTTCCTCCCGCACCAGCAAGCGCAACTTTTGCCAGAATACATCCGGTTCCAAAGGAAACAGCATTGGCGTGATGGGCATTTCATTCTTCGCACTTTCCATAGTTTACAGATTTAGGCTGTAAATATGGGGTTAGGGGGCCCGGAATCGGGTTAAGTATACTTATATTTGGTTAGAACGGTGAAAATAAAGTTATGCAGATCGATTATAACGGATTTCCAGCTCTTTAAGCATTTTGACGCCTTTCGGAAACTGCATCTCCTCCAATATGGCATACACTTCCTCGAAGCTCTTCGTAATCTCGGTTTGCTTTCTCTGCTCAATTTTTGCCCGCTTTTCCTTCTTAAACAGAAGATCAAGTTCATTCTTTAAGCCCTTCTGGCTGACACCGAAAATTTTGAGCATCAGGCTTGCGGATTTATCACTTGGGGTCAGAAAATTGATTTCAGCGCATTTATCCAAAATATAGTAAAGCAATACAAGCCCTCGGGTGGAAAGCTGCTCCTGCTTGCACTTCTCCGCCCATATCCGCTGATTCCCTTCGAATTCGGCTATCACAGTTTCCAGTTTAGGTAAAAAATCATTGGTAAAGGCTGGGCGGTATAATAGGATATATAAAGGCAAATAAAGTAAAATCCCAACGACTAGAACTATGAGAAGGTATGATAAGTTAAAGGCGGCCAGTATTACCAGGAATGCAACTCCACAAATAGCAACCAAAGCCGCATAATGACCCAAGGCCCAAAACCAAAAGTCGTTGACTAATTTCCGCCGAGTTGCAGCTATCGGCCAACAATCAAAATGTTCCTGATGCTTTTCATGGGTTCGGCGGAATTGAAGGGTTATATATTCGTAATCCGCCGGTTGTTCAAATAAGATGAAAGATTTCAATCGCTGAAAATGAAGTAAATCCATATCCTATTGATTTATATCAAATTAGTCGAACTTCATAGAAATCATATTATTGAAAACTGAATATTTTAGCAGTCCAAATAACAATAATCCATTATATGCATTCCATGTAACAACTTCCGCATTTAATAGTTCTTTGTTTCTCAAATACTCTGAATGAAAAATTTCTATTTAACCTTTTTCAATGCATTCAAAAAAACCTCATTTGTTGATCTTTCAAAAATTTTCTTAAGCGCTGTCCAGTACTCTTTTGTTACTAATTTTGAAAGTCCGCTGCAAATTACAACTGCAAGCTGTTCCTCAAAGTTAAACCACTTTTCACTAATTATTATTTCTGTGCGGGGAGAGTTTAAGTCTAAATCTCTCTTGCCGCATACGTCAACAATTAAAATCATTGGAAAAGGAAAGGATATTTTGACTTGATTTGCGGTTCTTCTCCATGATTCAGGGAAAAGTGATGACGGCACCTCAATTCCATGTAATGATATTCTAGACTTAGATATTGTCAATTCTCTTGTTGAACTGTCCTTTTTTATTCCACCATCATCATTAATAGTTATCGAATTGGATTCTTGTGTTATAGAATTCGTTGAAACCCAAAGTTTTTTTTCAAGGGTGTAATTCTCATTTTCAACTGTTATGTCAATTGAAGTCAAGTCAATGTTTTCAACTGGCATACCGTGACGTTCTAAAATCGCAATTGATGCGGAACCAATGATGCCGTCTTCCTTTCCGTCCAATGGAATTTCGATTATCTTAATATTCTCGTTGTAGTCCCATGAATAATCTTTAAGTGACGTAGTCTTAACACTTTTAAAACTGTTCTCGTCTCTTACTTGTTGATGTGATGTAGTATGTATATTGATCCTGAAAGGTGGATTTGGAATCACATTTTCTACAGACTTTATGAATACTTCTTCCGTCATATTTTGCCATGGATTCCGAGCTTTTCTCAGAACGAGTTTTGTGGTTGTCCCTGGCAATTCTCGCCTACCGTCCCTAATCCAAAAAATGCTTTCTTGTCCTTCGACTGTGATATTTAGAGCATCACTTGACTTATGTTTGGCATAAACTCTTTTAGTATCAACGATCAAAGTGTCCGCGACCATGAAACAGGATAAAATGCCGATCCCAAATCTTGAGGTAGGTGTAAAATCTGCATTTGACTCAGATTTTAAATTAAAAAATTCAGTTGACTTGTAAAACGAAGATCCTACTCTTGAATAATAATTGTCAATTATATGTTGATCCATTCCAGTACCATTATCAATAATTTCAAGAACATTATCAGTTCCCTCTAAATAGTACTTGACATAGATTTCAGGGTTGTATGGGTTTCCCCATTTTCTTTCCTGAGCTTGTCTTAACAGGCAAGCATCAATAGAATTTTGCAACAGTTCCCTGAGTGCCACTTCTGGATTGCCGTATAGCTTTGTACCCATAAGAAGATCAATAACTTGACGCTTACTTAAATTAAACTGGGTATCTCGATATAAATATAGTGGTTGATTATGAATATTCTTTTTTGTTGTTATTTTATCCCGGTTTACTTTAAATGGAAACTTAACAGCGATATCTCGGTTTTTAGATTTATTAAACTCATTAAGAGAAGAGGCAACGTTATTACACATGCTTAACTCATGATCAATAATATCGCAAAACTGGTGTATTGACGCCTCAATAGCAGGGTGAGTACATTTAGCGTTAAACTGAATCAATTCTGAACTAATTTCCCACGCCTCAACAGCGCGATGCTTATTCCACTCTTTCAAAGATATTGGATCTCTTACATACAGATGGGAATACAAAATAGATGGTGTTCGCTTCGCATCAAAATCTAAAATATCGGCTAACCGTAAAATCACTCCAATCAGTGGTAAGCAAGCAAATGCATTTTCAGCACATAAATAATTCTTTTCAAGATCAAGAAGATTTAACGCATCTTCATTGTGTCCGTAGCAAATTTGAGCGAATTCAACTGTAAGGTCGGTATCACGATAAACAATTTTCCCATTCCAGTCTTTTTCAATTATTTCTCTTGCCCTGTCCGCATGAGTTTGCCGGATAAATTCTGTTATTAAATAAGCCTTTATAGTATCAGCATTTGCTACCTTTCCTCGATTAATGTTGCGTTCGATTATTTCTCGTTGTTCCGGTCTTGCTGAATAGAATCGATAAAAATCATTATAGCTATTCCTATCCTCCTCGTCTATCTCGGGCTCACTATCCCAAATTCTCCTCCAGGCCAATACCTGCCTTTCATCAGGAGCCATACCAATATCGTGAAAGAATGCACACAAAACTAAAAGCATTAATTCCGGAGTTGAAAAATTCCGTATAGTTTGGGCAGGGAGCAGTTTTTCCATCAGATTTAAAACCCTGAAAAGGTGATCTCCATCATGGAGTGTAAACTCACCCATGTGTTTGATGATTGTCTTCGTTCGCTGAAAAGCATATGATACGGCATTATCAACTAAGGCAATTACTTCTGGTTCCTTGTCCTTACACTTAGCTTTCAACGTAGCATAAATTTCACTCTTTTGAAGCCGTAGTAAAAATTCGTCTTTGTAGTCGTTTGCCATAATTTTAATTCATCGAATTAATGAAAATAGTATTCAGAAGCAGGATTAATGTGTAATAATAATAATTGCAATAGATATGGTTACTTTGATGATTCAGGAAATGCACAAAAATAACTTAACCTCCTATTAATACTTGAACATAAATATGCATTAGGCGGCTAACGTCATTTTAAACAACAACTTCATCATAAATAATTAAAAGAGTTAAGCAACGAGCAAAGATTTCGTTACAAAACTCTATATATTCAACAAATGACCAAACTTTCTCCGACTTACCGCCTTTACCAGTTTTAAGTACAATCTTCTGTTTTGCTTTATTAATTTTCGCAGTTTTGTGATGAGTGCCATTCCTCAGTGAAGCATCATAGAACTGACCAAGAATTGCCAAGTTGGCATTGCCAGCAAAGTTGATACACCTTTTGGCCTTATCCGTTTCCAAATAAGCCTTTAGTGTGAAGCCAGGGGTAGCGAATTGATCATAATTATTTCTGGATAAAAGGTTGTTAATTACAGTAGGAATAACCGCTAAATCTCCATATACTTCATAAAAATCACCATAAATCCTCTCGATTTTTTCCCATTTTGCTGACGATGAAAGTCCTGATGGTTTATTGCCTCTTTTTTGTTCTAGCAGCGTCGAAAGCAACTCCGATTCAACCGACCTATATTGATTCATTATTTCATACAACTTATGGAACATAAATTCATCTCTGTACCCTTCCAAAAAAGTTTTTAATTGCGGATAGTTTGGGTGAGCCTTCGCTAAGGCTAATTCCTTCCTGAATCCATCAATAAGTGATTTCCATTTCCCTTCCAAAAACACTTCAGCAGCGCTAATCACTTTATCTAGCAGTATGCGCTTAATTTTTGTTCTGTCTGTTCCAAACTTTTTCTCTAATAGAGGCCAACGCTCCTCAGTCAATAGCCTGAAATCCTCCTTACATTCATCCCATTTTGAAATAAATTCAACATTACTCACTTGTGCGTGTCTAAAGGCTTTGAGTTCTTCAAGACCTTTTTGTTTTATCATAAATTCAATTGATGGGAAATAAGTGGGATCGGATTCTTTTGACTCATCAATGGATAACTCGGGATGAAGGTTTATAACCTGGGCTGTATTAGATTCTTCTACTTCCTCGATATTATCTAGTACAAGTTTCCTATTGCCATCGTAGCCATACGTTATTGAAATACCACATGTTTTGCAGTAAAAAGAAGAAGATTGGGGAAAATTTCCTCCTATATTATAGCGAATACGATACTGATGATCACAATTCACGCACTTGTAATAGTTTCCGACTACCATACTTGTCAAATTAGGAAGGGATAATTAGTATGTATACCCTTAAGTTAGTTTAAATTTTGGAAAATAGATATTCTAAGCGTGTAAGTCAGCTAAGCACTTGTTAACGGGCGAGAAGAACTAAAGGGAGTGAAGAAAATTAAATTCAATTATGTAAATTGAGATGTGCTGTTAACCTCCGTAAAGATCATTGAAAACAAAAGGGAACTCGACTAAATACTCGACTAAAAACAGAAAACCCGCGCCAAGCGCGGGTCTCTTCTAAATCGTGCGGACCGGACGGGACTCGAACCCGCGACCTCCGCCGTGACAGGGCGGCATTCTAACCGACTGAACTACCGATCCATTTCCCCTTTCGGGGCAGCAAAGAAAAGATTTAATTTTTAATTGACCAATTTTTCGCGCGGAAATTTTCTATCAATCAAAAAGACGGGCGAAATGATTTTCCAGGTGGTTGCGCATCGCGTTGCGGAACAGCTCCGGGGAGCCGTTCTGCAGGATATCCACCAGGCCCTTATGGCTGACGAAATTACGAACGGTGGATTGCTTTCGCAGCAGGCCGCTGTGATGCACATAATCAAAAACGGGCAACAACATTTTCTGGAATTTCTTCAAGGTGGCGTTGCCGGTGATCTCGTATAGTTTTCCGTGGAATGCGATCTCCTGGCTGATATTGAAAATATGATTTTCTCCCACGATTGCCGGCTCGCTGTTCACGATATTATTCAGGTCTTCGATGTCCTGCGGCTGGAGGTTTTGAAACAGCAGGTCGGCCATCCCGATTTCCAATACGAGGCGAATCTCAAATATATCGCGGAGCGTCTCTTCACTGAGAATGTAGGGGTTCATGCTTTTGCCCAACAGCCCCAGGATATCCGGACTGGTAATCACCGCCCCTTTCTTCTTTTTAGACTCGATTAAACCCATGAGCCGCAAGCGCAGCAGCGCTTCCCGCACCACCGTTCTGCTAACCCCCAGCGCTTCCGCCAGCTCCAGTTCCGTCGGGATGGAATCCCCCACTTTCAGCTTGCGCTCCTGCAACAAAGCCACCAGATTAGCCTCCACCTTGTCCACCAACGAACTGGTATCTACCGACTTCAAACTGTCCTTAATATCGATGAGGTCCATAATATGTATTACTTATAACGCAAATATACTCAATGCAGTTGTAAATCCACGGAAATCAATCGATTTCAATTTTCCGCCATTAACGACTGCATATCAATTGCTTATGTCATTCTCTAGTTGAAATTATGTTAAGGATCCCCAAAAAGTCGATTTAAAATTGGCTTCTTCCCGGATTTGATTACTTTTGTTATGTTATACATAATACAACCAAAATTCCTTTCCATTATGAAATTCGCTTGCTTAAGGGGCCTCGTCTTCCTGACCTGCCTCCTCACCTCCCTCACCGCCCGGCCACAATCCGGGCCTCTCACCGGGAAAGTCGTTTCCGGAGATGATAACACCCCTCTCATCGGGGTCACCATCGTCATCAAAGCCAAAAAGAAAGCCGTCCAATCCAACGACAAAGGCCATTTCTCCATCGACGCTCAACCCGGAGACGTCCTCTCCGTTTCCTACATCGGATTCACCCCGCAGGAAATCACCGTCGGACAAAACCGCCAACTTAACATCGTCCTCGCCTCCTCCGCCTCCCGGATGGATGAAGTAGTCATAACCGGCTACGGTTCGGCCAAAAGATCGAAACTTACCTCCAGTATCGCCAAACTGGACAACAAAATTCTCGAAACCGGCCTCCGCTCCAACCCTGCTCAGGCGCTCGCCGGCACCATCTCCGGCGTTCGTGTAGCCACCGGCTCAGGCAGGCCCGGCGCCATGCCCAGCATCATCCTCCGCGGTGGCACCAACTTCGACGGGTCCGGCTCCCCCCTCGTTGTGATCGATGGCCAGGTGCGCGGCTCCCTGAGCGACATCAACCCGGAAGATATCGGCTCCCTCGAGGTATTGAAAGACGCATCCGCCACCGCCATATATGGCGCCCGCGCCTCCAACGGCGTGATCCTCATCACCTCCAAACGCGGCAAAGCCGGCACCTCTTCCATCAACCTCCAGGCGAAACGCGGCTATGCCTACATGAACTCACCCTACAACTTCCTCTCCGCGGAAGACTATATTAAATGGACCCGCCTGGGCGTCGTGCAAGCCATCAAAAACGGTACCCTCGCTCCCTCCGCCCTCTCCGCAGTCGGCCCCCGCGGCACCGGGAACCTTTATAAAGACGGCGCCGGCAACATCCTCGACGGCAACTACGACTCCCGCGCCATCTGGAGCACCATGCGCCTCAACGATATTAACCGCGAACTCCTCAGCGCCAACAATGGCTGGAAAACCATGACCGACGCCGTGAAAACAAATGCCGCCGGCGATTACGATCCAAATGGCACCAACGCCGAACTCATCTATAAAGACTTTAACTACGGCGACTATGCCTTCAAATCACCCGCCGTTACCCAGGATTACAACGTTGGCATGTCAGGTGGAAACGACCGCGGCAAGTACTACGCCAACCTCGGCTACTTCGACGAAGAAGGCCTTCCTCTCAACGTATTCTACCGCCGCCTCACTTTTACCGGCAACGCCGATTATAAAATCCGCGATTGGCTGACCTCCGAAACCGGCATCCAGTACGCCATGGCGAATTGGAAAGACCAGACCCTCGTGAACGGCGAATCCAACTACTGGGGCCGCATGCTCTCCGCCCCGCCCACCATGCGCGGCACCAACGCCAATGGGGAACTGCTCCTCGGCCGAGACGCCAGCGACGGCAACCCGGTTTACAATGCCGACAAATACATCCGTAAAAACCAAACCGACAAATTCACGCTCACACAGCGCTTCAACTTCCAGTTTACGCCTGACATCTCCGGCCGCATCGGGGCGATCCTGTTCTATGACGAAGGCTTTTATGAAAGCTTCAACAAAGATTACCGCACCGGCCTCCTGAATGCCACCAACCCGAATGCAGGCTGGAACCGCGACCGCGCCAGCAGCGCCAGCTTCGACCGCACCATCAACCAAACCTACAATGCCACGCTCAGCTACAAAAAACAGATAAACCGCCACAGCATCGACGCATTGGCCGGTTTTGAATACTTCGACGCATATGGGAAAGGCGTCAGCGCCAGCGGCCGCCTCGCGCCCACCGACGATTTCATGGACCTGGGCCTGACCCTCAACAACAATCTCACCCAAACTCGCGGCACCGATTCCTACCACAACCGTGAAAGGATTATGTCGGGTTTCGGAAACCTGATGTACGACTGGGACGGTAAATACCTCGCCACCTTCACCGTTCGTCATGATGGTTATTCCCGTCTCCTGGGCAATAACCAATACGGCACATTCCCCGCCGGCTCCGTCGGCTGGATGGCGCATAAAGAAAACTTCCTGAAAAGCGCGGACTGGCTCTCATACCTGAAACTCCGCGCCAGCTACGGCCTGAACGGCAACATCGGCATCGGCACCGCCAACGCCATCGGTTTATACGAACTGCAGGGCGCTTATGGTGCGCAGGCCGCCTACAACGGCATCACCGGCTACCTCCAAACCGCCATTTCAAATCCCAACCTGAAATGGGAAAAAACGAAAACGGCGGAAGTCGGCGCAGACCTCGGGTTCTTCAACAACAGGCTCACCGCGTCTTTCGCGTATTACAACAGGCTGACCGACGACAAGCTCACTTACATCAACCTCCCGACCTCTTCGGGCATCTCATCCATACGCACCAACAACGGCAGTATGCGCAACCGCGGGCTGGAAATGGAGCTTAATTATAAAGTGATCAATAATAAAGACCTTACCTGGTCGGTTGCCGCCAACGCCAGCTGGAATAAAAACATCGTCGTGAAGCTGCCTTTCAACGGCAACGACAAAAACCGCCAGGGCGGCCAGCAGGTATTTGACCCCGCTTCCGGAAGGATGGTATGGGTTGGCGGATTACAGGAAGGCATGGAATGGGGTGAAGTGTATGGATTCGTGAGTGACGGGATCATCCGCAACGATAAAGACCTGGCCGATTACAACAAGATCGACATCGCGGCAGGGGAAGTGCAATACGGTGCAGCGGCCGGCAAACGCGTGGCCAGCCAAAAACTGATCACTGAAAAAGGATTGACCAACCACATCGCCACGCAGCTCGGCGACATGAAATGGCGCGACCTCGACCGGAACGACACCATCGACTACCGCGACATGACCCGTCTGGGCAGAACCATTCCCCGTTGGACGGGCGGCATCAACACCACCGTTTCCTACAAAAACTTTCAGCTGTTCGTTCGTATGGACTTTGCGCTGGGCCACATTCAGCAGGATTTCATGAACATGTGGGCGCTGGGCAGCTTCCAGGGCGAATTTAACGCCACAGATGTGGTGAAAGACACCTGGACGCCGGAAAACCCCAACGCCAAATATCCCCGCTATACCTGGGCCGACCAGCTGAATACCAAGAACTACGACCGTCCCAGCAGCATGTTCTGGGTCAACTCCAGCTACCTCTGCTTCCGCGACGTTTCCCTCAGCTACAAAGTTCCTTCCCACATCCTCAAACCGGCACGCATCAACGGGCTCACGCTCACCGTTACCGGCCAGAACCTGGGATACATCACCAACAGCCAGATCAACCTGCCCGAGCGCACCGGCAACCAGAACAGTGCCTACATCATCCCGACGCAGCTGATCTTCGGCGCCAACCTTCAATTCTGATAAACGAACTCAACAAATTCCGACATGAACAAACTACATTACATATTCCGGGTGCTGACCATCGCCGTCGTCCTCACCTCTTGCCATAAAACACTGGAACTTACGCCTGAAGACTACTTCGGCGATGGTAACTTCTGGAAAAACGAAGTACAGGTCACCAACTTCATGGTGGGCCTCCACAAACAGTTCCGCGACAACCAGTTTCAGTTCTTCCGTTTGGGGGAAATGCGCGGTGGCGGTATGAGCAACGTAGACGTCCAGAATACATCGCTCAACGAGCTCCAGATCATCGAACAACGGATCGAAGAAAACTCCGCGGGCGTAGGCGGCTGGGCAGGCTTTTACGGTCCGATCCTCCAACTGAACCTCTTCATCCAGAAAGTAAATGAAGTGGCCTTCCTCTCCGCCGAGAAAAAGAACTACCTCCTGGGCCAGGCGTACGCCATGCGCGCTTTTTACTACTTCCACCTCCTGCGGACTTACGGCGGCGTTCCCATCCGTATCGAACCGGAAGTACTGAACGGCGCCATCGACGTGGTGAAGCTGCGCAAAGCACGTTCTTCGGAAGCAGATGTGCTGGCCCTTGTGAAAAACGACGTGAACGAATCGCTGCGGCTCTTCGGCGCCGCGGCATCCACCGACAAAACCCAGTTCACGCCCAATGCGGCGCGCATGTTGAAAGGCGAAGTATTCCTCTGGTCCGCCAGGGTATACAACAACACCGCCGACCTCATTGAGGCGAAAACTGCGCTGGACGCCATCAGCGGCACCCAACTGCTGCCTGCTTTCGCCAATGTGTTCGCATACAATAATAAAGGCAATAATGAAATCATCTTCGCGATCCGCTACCGCGTGGCGGAATCGGAAATGAGCGTGGGCACCTTCACTTATTCCACCTTCAACTTCAACGGCCTGCATTACAAAGATTCGCTGGTAAGCGAAGGTGTGGGTAATTTCCTGACCGATCCGCTGAAGATCGCCGAAACAAATTCGCAACAAATTATCCAGCGGTACAGGTATACCTTCGAGCTATTCCAGTCTTACGACGTTGCCGACACCCGCCGCAACGCCACATTCTACGACTACTACAAAGTGACTACCAGCTCCACTCCATACGTGGTGA
Above is a genomic segment from Chitinophaga pollutisoli containing:
- a CDS encoding FCD domain-containing protein translates to MDLIDIKDSLKSVDTSSLVDKVEANLVALLQERKLKVGDSIPTELELAEALGVSRTVVREALLRLRLMGLIESKKKKGAVITSPDILGLLGKSMNPYILSEETLRDIFEIRLVLEIGMADLLFQNLQPQDIEDLNNIVNSEPAIVGENHIFNISQEIAFHGKLYEITGNATLKKFQKMLLPVFDYVHHSGLLRKQSTVRNFVSHKGLVDILQNGSPELFRNAMRNHLENHFARLFD
- a CDS encoding RagB/SusD family nutrient uptake outer membrane protein encodes the protein MNKLHYIFRVLTIAVVLTSCHKTLELTPEDYFGDGNFWKNEVQVTNFMVGLHKQFRDNQFQFFRLGEMRGGGMSNVDVQNTSLNELQIIEQRIEENSAGVGGWAGFYGPILQLNLFIQKVNEVAFLSAEKKNYLLGQAYAMRAFYYFHLLRTYGGVPIRIEPEVLNGAIDVVKLRKARSSEADVLALVKNDVNESLRLFGAAASTDKTQFTPNAARMLKGEVFLWSARVYNNTADLIEAKTALDAISGTQLLPAFANVFAYNNKGNNEIIFAIRYRVAESEMSVGTFTYSTFNFNGLHYKDSLVSEGVGNFLTDPLKIAETNSQQIIQRYRYTFELFQSYDVADTRRNATFYDYYKVTTSSTPYVVTVRNTALVKFLGTIDANKRYFADDWPVYREADRQLMLAEIANAQNQDPTTYIKAIRDRAYGPGNDPAPFVNSSQDANELAIFRERSKEFVFEGKRWYDLRRMKVAGEPLVYKSAAHPFGVLDKATQGYKILWPVEPAIWTNDPLVNQTPGYLTAKPQ
- a CDS encoding ATP-binding protein; this translates as MANDYKDEFLLRLQKSEIYATLKAKCKDKEPEVIALVDNAVSYAFQRTKTIIKHMGEFTLHDGDHLFRVLNLMEKLLPAQTIRNFSTPELMLLVLCAFFHDIGMAPDERQVLAWRRIWDSEPEIDEEDRNSYNDFYRFYSARPEQREIIERNINRGKVANADTIKAYLITEFIRQTHADRAREIIEKDWNGKIVYRDTDLTVEFAQICYGHNEDALNLLDLEKNYLCAENAFACLPLIGVILRLADILDFDAKRTPSILYSHLYVRDPISLKEWNKHRAVEAWEISSELIQFNAKCTHPAIEASIHQFCDIIDHELSMCNNVASSLNEFNKSKNRDIAVKFPFKVNRDKITTKKNIHNQPLYLYRDTQFNLSKRQVIDLLMGTKLYGNPEVALRELLQNSIDACLLRQAQERKWGNPYNPEIYVKYYLEGTDNVLEIIDNGTGMDQHIIDNYYSRVGSSFYKSTEFFNLKSESNADFTPTSRFGIGILSCFMVADTLIVDTKRVYAKHKSSDALNITVEGQESIFWIRDGRRELPGTTTKLVLRKARNPWQNMTEEVFIKSVENVIPNPPFRINIHTTSHQQVRDENSFKSVKTTSLKDYSWDYNENIKIIEIPLDGKEDGIIGSASIAILERHGMPVENIDLTSIDITVENENYTLEKKLWVSTNSITQESNSITINDDGGIKKDSSTRELTISKSRISLHGIEVPSSLFPESWRRTANQVKISFPFPMILIVDVCGKRDLDLNSPRTEIIISEKWFNFEEQLAVVICSGLSKLVTKEYWTALKKIFERSTNEVFLNALKKVK
- a CDS encoding SusC/RagA family TonB-linked outer membrane protein, giving the protein MKFACLRGLVFLTCLLTSLTARPQSGPLTGKVVSGDDNTPLIGVTIVIKAKKKAVQSNDKGHFSIDAQPGDVLSVSYIGFTPQEITVGQNRQLNIVLASSASRMDEVVITGYGSAKRSKLTSSIAKLDNKILETGLRSNPAQALAGTISGVRVATGSGRPGAMPSIILRGGTNFDGSGSPLVVIDGQVRGSLSDINPEDIGSLEVLKDASATAIYGARASNGVILITSKRGKAGTSSINLQAKRGYAYMNSPYNFLSAEDYIKWTRLGVVQAIKNGTLAPSALSAVGPRGTGNLYKDGAGNILDGNYDSRAIWSTMRLNDINRELLSANNGWKTMTDAVKTNAAGDYDPNGTNAELIYKDFNYGDYAFKSPAVTQDYNVGMSGGNDRGKYYANLGYFDEEGLPLNVFYRRLTFTGNADYKIRDWLTSETGIQYAMANWKDQTLVNGESNYWGRMLSAPPTMRGTNANGELLLGRDASDGNPVYNADKYIRKNQTDKFTLTQRFNFQFTPDISGRIGAILFYDEGFYESFNKDYRTGLLNATNPNAGWNRDRASSASFDRTINQTYNATLSYKKQINRHSIDALAGFEYFDAYGKGVSASGRLAPTDDFMDLGLTLNNNLTQTRGTDSYHNRERIMSGFGNLMYDWDGKYLATFTVRHDGYSRLLGNNQYGTFPAGSVGWMAHKENFLKSADWLSYLKLRASYGLNGNIGIGTANAIGLYELQGAYGAQAAYNGITGYLQTAISNPNLKWEKTKTAEVGADLGFFNNRLTASFAYYNRLTDDKLTYINLPTSSGISSIRTNNGSMRNRGLEMELNYKVINNKDLTWSVAANASWNKNIVVKLPFNGNDKNRQGGQQVFDPASGRMVWVGGLQEGMEWGEVYGFVSDGIIRNDKDLADYNKIDIAAGEVQYGAAAGKRVASQKLITEKGLTNHIATQLGDMKWRDLDRNDTIDYRDMTRLGRTIPRWTGGINTTVSYKNFQLFVRMDFALGHIQQDFMNMWALGSFQGEFNATDVVKDTWTPENPNAKYPRYTWADQLNTKNYDRPSSMFWVNSSYLCFRDVSLSYKVPSHILKPARINGLTLTVTGQNLGYITNSQINLPERTGNQNSAYIIPTQLIFGANLQF
- a CDS encoding helix-turn-helix domain-containing protein, whose protein sequence is MESAKNEMPITPMLFPLEPDVFWQKLRLLVREEVGRLEAQPAAGGSTFVTPGLTYKPLLKIAEVCQLFQVTRPTIYDWIKCGKLKRYKVRSRAYFLWNDIQQLLYPDGSSGQSSPVI